One genomic window of Aggregatilinea lenta includes the following:
- a CDS encoding ISAs1 family transposase, which produces MSEENPISLVISFQDLPDPRVAGRCDRKLIDILVITVCAVLAGAARWVDVERFGQAKHEWLKTFLKLPHGIPSHDTFGRFFAVLDAEAFQTAFMPWVEGVFRVRRGQVMAIDGKTVRRSHNRTIGKDAIHMVNAWTTRSGIALGQGKTDAKSNEITAIPPLLRQLNVAGCIVTVDAMGAQTRFAQAIRDEKADYRLRVKDNQGHLHQDIQDWFAHADHVQFADLQHSSAETVNKGHGRIEIRRCWAISDPLAFEYIRNDEGWTDLQTMVRVQRERRLPNKSAIDTAYYISSLPAEAEPLPDATRFHWAVENSLHWVLDVIFREDDTRVRVGHAAHNMAILRQLALNIIKRDSSKGSIRTKRFRPGLISPSLKSYSIKFDAIALALA; this is translated from the coding sequence ATGTCAGAAGAAAACCCTATCAGCTTAGTCATCAGTTTTCAAGACCTGCCCGATCCGCGAGTGGCAGGACGATGCGATCGCAAGCTGATCGATATACTCGTAATCACGGTGTGCGCGGTGCTAGCAGGGGCAGCGCGTTGGGTCGATGTCGAACGCTTTGGTCAAGCCAAGCACGAGTGGCTGAAGACATTTCTCAAGCTGCCCCACGGGATACCGTCCCACGATACATTTGGACGATTTTTCGCGGTGCTGGATGCCGAGGCATTCCAGACAGCGTTCATGCCCTGGGTCGAAGGGGTCTTTCGGGTGCGTCGAGGTCAGGTCATGGCTATCGACGGCAAGACGGTGCGGCGCAGCCATAACCGGACCATCGGCAAAGATGCCATTCATATGGTCAATGCGTGGACCACGCGCAGCGGAATTGCCTTGGGGCAGGGGAAGACTGACGCAAAATCGAATGAAATCACGGCGATTCCGCCGCTGCTGCGCCAGTTGAATGTGGCGGGATGTATTGTCACGGTCGATGCGATGGGCGCTCAAACCAGGTTCGCCCAGGCGATCCGCGATGAAAAGGCCGACTACCGGCTGCGGGTCAAAGACAATCAGGGTCACTTGCACCAGGACATTCAGGACTGGTTCGCCCATGCGGACCACGTGCAGTTTGCTGACCTGCAGCACAGCTCTGCCGAAACCGTCAACAAAGGACACGGACGCATCGAAATTCGGCGGTGCTGGGCCATCAGCGACCCGCTCGCTTTTGAGTACATCCGTAATGATGAGGGCTGGACTGATTTGCAGACGATGGTGCGCGTCCAACGCGAGCGACGACTGCCAAACAAGTCCGCAATCGACACGGCCTATTACATCAGCAGCTTGCCCGCTGAGGCTGAACCTCTCCCGGATGCCACGCGCTTTCACTGGGCGGTTGAAAACAGTCTCCACTGGGTCTTAGACGTGATTTTTAGAGAGGACGATACTCGTGTGCGCGTTGGGCACGCCGCCCACAATATGGCGATCTTGCGACAACTGGCGCTCAATATTATCAAAAGGGACTCGTCCAAGGGCAGTATCCGCACCAAACGCTTCAGGCCGGGCTTGATATCACCTTCCTTGAAAAGTTACTCGATCAAATTTGATGCAATCGCCCTGGCGCTGGCCTAA
- the gyrA gene encoding DNA gyrase subunit A, whose amino-acid sequence MEAGVIHSRDINQELQESYLDYAMSVIVARALPDARDGLKPVHRRILFAMYDMGIRPSTPYKKSARIVGEVLGKYHPHGDMAVYEAMVRMAQDFSMRYELVDGQGNFGSIDGDSAAAMRYTEARMASIGGDLLSDIDRNTVDFEDNFDGTLQEPSVLPSSFPNMLVNGSSGIAVGMSTSIPPHNLGEVCGALIYMLENWETLDDVGVPELMTFIKGPDFPTGGVVYTTDNGSNEDQLRAAYATGRGKIKVRAKAHIEDLGRGRSRIIISEIPFQTNKTSLIERIADLVRSSRIEGITDLRDLSDRTGLRIVIDVSRTAKAVEVLADLFKLTPLQSTFGIIMLALVDGQPRLLSLKQALKVYLDHRLEVVRRRSEYDLSRARERAHILEGLLVALDNLDEVIAIIRKSRTVDTAHANLRKHFKLSDEQAEAILQMQLRRLAALERRKLEDEYKEKIALIKMLEALLQSPKMMRMEIARELSEMRDKYADPRRTVMMAGPAGKVEEGDFLGPRTDQWVTVTEGGLVSRTHEDSAPRVTVDVKDPPLAMMASNSSHTLYLFTADGNGATIPVNVLQQTDDPEQGAAYTTVSPLTTKDEITTAISLPPELDSGYLVMITEHGEVKRLRLEDLPGLTANVINLMDVEKGDRLIWLGWVDDDSEVILATQAGMAIRFKVADVRPTGLGAGGMRAVKLKDGKDRVVGAAVVDENANFWTCTDTGVAKSTPLSEYPTQGRAGQGVITMKLPSDAKGLAVATLGRPDDNIVLVTNRGKPKYMRVGLAQVAKRGNKGDYVISLKEKEVAVRVVKLLDRIDVPAAQAIEDDDSPE is encoded by the coding sequence ATGGAAGCTGGCGTCATTCACTCCCGCGATATCAACCAGGAATTGCAGGAATCGTATCTCGATTACGCGATGAGCGTGATCGTCGCGCGCGCGCTGCCGGATGCGCGGGACGGCCTCAAGCCGGTGCACCGCCGCATCCTCTTCGCGATGTACGACATGGGGATACGGCCTTCTACGCCCTATAAAAAGAGCGCGCGTATCGTCGGCGAGGTGTTGGGCAAGTACCACCCGCACGGCGATATGGCGGTGTACGAGGCGATGGTCCGTATGGCGCAGGATTTCTCCATGCGCTACGAACTGGTGGACGGCCAGGGCAACTTCGGCAGCATCGACGGTGACTCGGCGGCGGCGATGCGCTACACCGAGGCGCGCATGGCATCCATCGGCGGAGACTTGCTTTCAGACATCGACCGCAACACGGTCGATTTTGAGGATAACTTCGACGGCACGCTGCAAGAGCCGTCCGTGCTGCCGTCCAGCTTCCCAAATATGCTGGTCAACGGCTCGTCGGGGATTGCCGTGGGCATGTCGACCAGCATCCCGCCGCACAACCTGGGCGAGGTGTGCGGCGCGCTGATCTATATGCTCGAAAACTGGGAGACGCTCGACGACGTCGGCGTGCCGGAACTGATGACCTTCATCAAGGGGCCGGACTTCCCGACGGGCGGCGTGGTCTACACCACCGATAACGGCTCCAACGAGGACCAGCTGCGCGCGGCCTATGCGACCGGACGCGGCAAGATTAAGGTGCGGGCCAAGGCGCACATCGAGGATCTGGGACGCGGGCGCAGCCGGATCATCATCAGCGAGATTCCGTTCCAGACCAACAAGACCAGCCTGATCGAGCGTATCGCGGACCTTGTGCGCAGCAGCCGCATCGAGGGCATCACCGATCTGCGCGACCTGAGCGACCGCACCGGCCTGCGCATCGTGATCGACGTGTCGCGCACGGCGAAGGCGGTCGAGGTGCTGGCGGATCTGTTCAAGCTGACGCCGCTGCAAAGCACGTTCGGCATCATTATGCTGGCGCTGGTGGACGGCCAGCCGCGTCTGCTCAGCCTGAAGCAGGCGCTGAAGGTGTACCTCGATCACCGCCTGGAAGTCGTGCGGCGGCGCAGCGAGTATGACCTGTCACGGGCACGCGAGCGGGCGCACATTCTGGAAGGGCTGCTGGTTGCGCTCGACAACCTGGACGAAGTCATCGCCATCATTCGCAAGTCGCGCACGGTGGACACGGCGCACGCCAATCTGCGCAAGCACTTCAAGCTCTCCGACGAGCAGGCCGAAGCGATTTTGCAGATGCAACTGCGGCGGTTGGCCGCGCTGGAACGCCGCAAGCTCGAAGACGAATACAAAGAAAAAATCGCACTGATCAAGATGCTCGAAGCGCTGCTGCAAAGCCCGAAGATGATGCGCATGGAGATCGCCCGCGAACTGAGCGAGATGCGCGACAAGTACGCCGATCCGCGCCGCACGGTGATGATGGCTGGTCCGGCGGGCAAGGTGGAAGAGGGCGACTTCCTCGGCCCGCGCACCGACCAGTGGGTGACCGTTACCGAAGGCGGGCTGGTCAGCCGCACGCACGAGGACAGCGCGCCACGCGTCACGGTCGACGTGAAGGATCCGCCGCTGGCGATGATGGCCAGCAACAGCTCGCATACACTGTACCTGTTCACAGCGGACGGCAACGGCGCGACGATCCCGGTCAACGTGCTGCAGCAGACGGATGACCCGGAGCAGGGCGCGGCGTATACGACGGTCAGCCCGTTGACGACGAAAGACGAGATTACGACCGCAATCAGCCTGCCGCCGGAACTGGACAGCGGTTATCTGGTGATGATCACCGAACATGGCGAGGTCAAACGGCTCCGGCTGGAGGATCTGCCCGGCCTGACGGCGAACGTGATCAACCTGATGGACGTGGAGAAGGGCGACCGACTGATCTGGCTCGGCTGGGTGGACGACGACAGCGAAGTGATCCTGGCGACGCAGGCGGGCATGGCGATCCGCTTCAAGGTCGCGGACGTGCGTCCTACCGGGCTGGGGGCGGGCGGCATGCGCGCGGTCAAGCTGAAGGACGGCAAAGATCGCGTGGTGGGCGCGGCAGTGGTGGACGAAAACGCCAACTTCTGGACCTGCACCGACACGGGCGTCGCCAAGAGCACGCCGCTGAGCGAATACCCGACGCAGGGCCGCGCGGGGCAGGGCGTGATCACCATGAAGCTGCCCTCGGACGCGAAGGGGCTGGCCGTCGCCACGCTGGGCCGCCCGGACGACAACATCGTGCTCGTCACCAACCGTGGCAAGCCGAAGTACATGCGCGTGGGGCTGGCTCAGGTGGCGAAACGCGGCAACAAGGGCGACTACGTCATTTCGCTCAAGGAGAAAGAAGTGGCCGTGCGTGTCGTGAAGCTGTTGGACCGGATCGACGTGCCCGCGGCCCAGGCCATTGAGGACGACGACAGTCCCGAGTAG
- the crcB gene encoding fluoride efflux transporter CrcB — protein sequence MKQLETILLIGAGGFIGANLRYWMSGWVARWAGQGFPWGTLLINFSGSCLLAVFLAWAANQLAVDPRVRLLIAVGFFGAYTTFSTFANESLALYQAGDWLGAAANVLGTNILCLAGAWIGLTVGGRL from the coding sequence ATGAAACAGTTGGAAACGATTCTCCTGATCGGCGCTGGCGGTTTCATCGGCGCGAACCTGCGGTATTGGATGTCCGGCTGGGTGGCACGGTGGGCGGGGCAGGGCTTTCCGTGGGGCACGCTGCTGATCAACTTTTCCGGCTCGTGCCTGCTGGCCGTCTTCCTGGCCTGGGCCGCTAACCAACTGGCCGTCGATCCCCGCGTCCGGCTGTTGATCGCGGTCGGGTTTTTTGGCGCGTATACGACGTTTTCAACCTTTGCGAACGAGAGTCTGGCGCTGTACCAGGCGGGCGACTGGCTGGGCGCGGCGGCGAACGTGCTGGGGACGAACATCCTGTGCCTTGCCGGGGCGTGGATCGGACTGACCGTCGGCGGGCGGCTGTAG
- a CDS encoding DUF190 domain-containing protein, with protein MTGHGQRLVIYVGESDSWRGRSLYMSILETLRKSGIAGATVTRGLAGFGAHSLIHTQTIERLSTDLPVMITVVDAEENIQRALALVKPMVREGLMTLEDVEIVTYTHRYLHPLPADEPVQSIMTRDVVTVTPDVRAVEVVELLLGKLFKAVPVVDEGRRVVGIITDDDLLKAGMPVRLAVGQRLETADVQALLANVSRDRTAGEIMSGPAVTVPQEAALGHVVQEMLKRGLKRLPVVDGKGRLVGMVSRLDVLRAAAGYGAGQQETAPLPRPGHTLADLASAQVPSVNLNDDLVDILRQMLATDVTYVVVLDEQQQPVGVITEGDLVARVTSAMRGSVLQALAARVLGKDLRRGDALARDIMSERVLTAAPDTTLPDAIALMLNEGRKRIVVVDGEGHAVGIVSRQTLLAATLED; from the coding sequence ATGACGGGGCACGGGCAGCGTCTGGTGATTTACGTGGGTGAAAGTGATTCCTGGCGTGGGCGCTCGCTTTATATGAGCATCCTCGAAACGCTGCGTAAGAGCGGCATCGCGGGGGCGACCGTCACGCGCGGGCTGGCCGGGTTCGGGGCGCACAGCCTGATCCACACGCAGACAATCGAGCGCCTCTCGACCGATCTGCCGGTCATGATCACGGTGGTCGATGCGGAGGAGAACATTCAGCGTGCGCTGGCGCTGGTCAAGCCGATGGTCCGCGAGGGTCTGATGACGTTGGAAGACGTGGAGATCGTGACCTATACGCACCGCTACCTGCACCCGCTGCCCGCCGACGAGCCGGTGCAAAGCATTATGACGCGCGACGTGGTCACCGTGACGCCGGACGTGCGTGCGGTGGAGGTCGTCGAGCTGCTGCTGGGCAAGCTGTTCAAGGCGGTCCCGGTGGTGGACGAGGGGCGCCGCGTGGTGGGCATCATCACCGACGACGATCTGCTCAAGGCGGGCATGCCGGTCCGGCTGGCGGTGGGCCAGCGGCTGGAAACGGCGGACGTACAGGCGCTGCTGGCGAACGTCAGCCGTGACCGGACGGCGGGCGAGATCATGTCTGGCCCGGCGGTCACCGTGCCGCAGGAGGCGGCGCTGGGGCACGTGGTGCAGGAAATGCTGAAACGCGGCCTGAAGCGTCTGCCAGTGGTGGACGGCAAAGGCCGGTTGGTGGGTATGGTCAGCCGCCTGGACGTGCTGCGCGCGGCGGCGGGGTATGGGGCGGGCCAGCAGGAAACCGCGCCGCTGCCGCGGCCAGGGCATACGCTTGCGGATCTGGCGTCGGCACAGGTTCCCAGCGTGAACCTGAATGACGATCTGGTCGATATCCTCCGGCAGATGCTGGCGACGGACGTGACCTACGTGGTGGTGCTTGACGAGCAGCAGCAGCCGGTCGGCGTCATCACCGAAGGTGATCTGGTCGCGCGAGTCACTTCCGCCATGCGCGGCAGCGTGCTTCAGGCGCTGGCGGCGCGCGTGCTGGGCAAAGATCTGCGGCGCGGCGACGCGCTGGCACGGGATATTATGTCCGAACGCGTGCTGACTGCTGCCCCCGACACGACCCTGCCCGACGCGATTGCGCTCATGCTGAACGAGGGGCGCAAGCGCATCGTCGTCGTGGACGGCGAGGGGCACGCGGTAGGCATCGTCAGCCGCCAGACCCTGCTGGCCGCCACGCTGGAAGACTGA
- a CDS encoding lipopolysaccharide biosynthesis protein, with protein sequence MAVSPEFPSPDLPAGSALSDLTGLLGRSGTYALSDIFKQAINFLLLPLYTAYLSKADYGALSIALAASAVLEVIYGLGLRGAIGRLYFDQKGEGQVRAFLGTLTTFLTSYGVLLSALLMLVGPALWPLLGLDESVRFSPYIVLVLLAVPLNNLGLALVLPLYYTRGQALRYAAYSLFSFAAVTGATVLLVVGLGQGAVGALWGRLVAAVVVLAPTIYILARNVRFTFRWSLFSPALMFSLPLVPHLISTWALNFSDRIVLGNFVSLDDVGVYTVGYQFGLLVSIVIAGINNAWTPWYFRANTEGRREHIPAFVTYFVIVAAALALGAALLARDAVRIMTAPAYHDAWVIVPLVALGYFLNAIALRFMDVLMLHKRTSVVPLTTIAAGLANIGFNIAVIPHVGLIGAAYGTVFGYAVRLALTAYYAARTGPLPFEWGRVLRVSVLALVVAPGLLLRVDPVWLDMLLKLGLFALYPALLLGTGTLNARERVALWRGLRTLGNRVR encoded by the coding sequence TTGGCCGTATCACCCGAATTCCCCTCTCCCGATCTACCTGCGGGTAGCGCGCTATCCGATCTGACCGGCTTGCTGGGCCGGTCGGGCACGTACGCCCTGAGTGATATCTTCAAGCAGGCGATCAACTTTCTGCTGCTGCCACTGTACACGGCGTACCTGTCCAAAGCGGACTACGGCGCGCTGTCGATTGCGCTGGCCGCGTCGGCGGTGCTGGAAGTGATCTACGGGCTGGGGCTGCGCGGCGCGATCGGGCGGCTGTACTTCGACCAGAAGGGCGAGGGACAGGTCCGCGCGTTTCTGGGCACGCTGACCACGTTCCTCACGAGCTATGGCGTGCTGTTGAGCGCGCTGCTGATGCTCGTGGGTCCGGCGCTGTGGCCGCTGCTGGGGCTGGACGAGTCCGTCCGGTTTTCGCCGTACATCGTGCTGGTGCTGCTGGCCGTGCCGCTGAATAACCTGGGGCTGGCGCTGGTGCTGCCGTTGTATTACACGCGCGGGCAGGCGCTGCGCTACGCCGCGTACAGCCTGTTCAGCTTCGCGGCGGTGACGGGCGCGACGGTGCTGCTGGTCGTAGGGCTGGGGCAGGGGGCGGTGGGCGCACTGTGGGGGCGGCTGGTCGCGGCGGTCGTCGTGCTGGCCCCGACGATCTACATCCTGGCGCGCAACGTGCGGTTCACGTTCCGCTGGTCGCTGTTCAGCCCCGCGCTGATGTTCAGCCTGCCGCTGGTCCCGCACCTGATCTCGACCTGGGCGCTCAATTTCTCCGACCGGATCGTGCTGGGCAATTTCGTCTCGCTGGATGACGTAGGCGTGTACACGGTCGGCTACCAGTTCGGGCTGCTGGTCAGCATCGTGATCGCGGGCATCAACAACGCCTGGACGCCGTGGTACTTCCGCGCGAACACCGAGGGGCGGCGCGAGCACATCCCCGCGTTTGTGACCTACTTCGTGATCGTCGCGGCGGCGCTGGCGCTGGGCGCGGCGCTGCTGGCCCGTGACGCCGTGCGCATCATGACCGCGCCCGCCTATCACGACGCGTGGGTGATCGTGCCGCTGGTGGCACTGGGCTACTTTCTCAACGCGATTGCGCTGCGTTTCATGGACGTGCTGATGCTGCACAAGCGCACCAGCGTGGTGCCGCTGACGACTATCGCCGCCGGGTTGGCGAACATTGGCTTCAATATCGCCGTGATTCCGCACGTCGGGCTGATCGGCGCGGCGTACGGGACCGTGTTCGGGTATGCGGTGCGGCTGGCGCTAACAGCGTATTATGCGGCGCGGACCGGCCCGCTGCCGTTCGAATGGGGGCGCGTGCTGCGTGTTTCGGTGCTGGCGCTGGTCGTCGCGCCGGGTCTGCTGCTGCGCGTGGACCCGGTGTGGCTGGACATGCTGCTCAAACTTGGATTATTCGCGCTGTACCCTGCGCTGCTGCTGGGGACAGGCACATTGAATGCACGGGAGCGGGTGGCGCTGTGGCGCGGCCTGCGTACGCTAGGGAACAGGGTTCGATGA